A stretch of the Methanobrevibacter woesei genome encodes the following:
- a CDS encoding ABC transporter permease → MITFIETEFLKLKRSKIFFITILGALFVPFMLSMGIAYQLWQSPDYIFYFKDGFEVMKQFLFMLLGVEVFAIVSAYLFGREYSERTLKSILTTPISKIKYLCGKFLMFFIWTILLVLISYFGLILFGEVIGIKGLTFGIFSETITSYLYNGVLLFLTMTPFAFFAIWIKSLVPSMIAGGVVTVGNMMIYGRDLTPLFPWTGSFVLANGELSQYAYSEATTFGIILAVFIIGFVLSYIYLYKTDTPL, encoded by the coding sequence ATGATTACATTTATTGAAACTGAGTTTTTAAAACTAAAAAGATCAAAAATATTTTTTATAACCATCTTAGGAGCATTGTTTGTTCCATTTATGCTAAGTATGGGAATTGCATACCAATTATGGCAATCACCAGATTATATATTTTATTTTAAAGATGGATTCGAAGTAATGAAACAGTTCCTATTTATGTTACTTGGTGTGGAAGTATTTGCAATTGTTAGTGCATATTTATTCGGAAGAGAATATAGTGAAAGAACCTTAAAATCAATACTAACAACCCCTATATCAAAAATAAAATATCTATGCGGTAAATTCCTTATGTTTTTCATATGGACCATTCTCCTCGTATTAATTAGCTACTTTGGACTTATCCTCTTTGGTGAAGTCATAGGAATTAAAGGATTGACTTTCGGCATTTTCTCTGAAACCATAACTAGTTACCTCTACAATGGAGTTCTCCTATTTCTTACAATGACTCCATTTGCATTCTTTGCAATATGGATAAAAAGTTTAGTCCCATCAATGATAGCTGGAGGAGTTGTAACCGTGGGGAATATGATGATTTATGGAAGAGATCTCACCCCTCTTTTCCCTTGGACAGGTTCCTTTGTACTTGCCAATGGTGAATTAAGTCAATATGCATACAGTGAAGCAACAACCTTTGGAATTATTCTTGCAGTATTTATAATTGGCTTTGTATTAAGTTACATCTACCTCTATAAAACCGATACACCATTATAA
- the hisA gene encoding 1-(5-phosphoribosyl)-5-[(5-phosphoribosylamino)methylideneamino]imidazole-4-carboxamide isomerase: protein MSFEENKMLIMPAVDIRNGKCVQLVQGKPGSEQVVIDNPEKVALSWQEQGAKTVHIIDLDGTIDGKTSLPTIKKIVNELSVPVQLGGGIRSLEYAKELLDLDIDRVIIGTMGIKHPEVIHELSEEYGSDRIMISLDSKDSKVVIKGWQEKIDKTPEELSNEFKEHGAGSILFTNVDVEGLLNGFYTEPVLNLVNSTDLPVVYSGGVTSTEDLAKLNKTGVKGVVIGSALYKNKINLKDALKYEEVVE, encoded by the coding sequence ATGTCATTTGAAGAAAATAAGATGTTAATAATGCCTGCTGTTGATATACGAAATGGAAAATGTGTTCAATTAGTTCAAGGAAAACCAGGAAGTGAACAAGTTGTCATTGACAATCCTGAAAAGGTTGCATTATCCTGGCAGGAACAAGGAGCTAAAACAGTTCACATAATTGATTTAGATGGGACAATTGATGGTAAAACTAGCTTACCTACAATTAAAAAAATTGTAAATGAACTATCAGTTCCAGTCCAGTTAGGTGGAGGTATTAGAAGCCTTGAATATGCTAAAGAACTATTGGATTTAGACATTGACAGAGTCATTATTGGAACAATGGGTATTAAACATCCCGAAGTTATCCACGAGTTATCTGAAGAATATGGTTCAGACAGAATAATGATTTCACTAGACAGTAAAGATTCCAAAGTTGTAATAAAAGGCTGGCAAGAAAAAATTGATAAAACCCCTGAAGAATTATCAAATGAATTTAAAGAACATGGTGCTGGAAGTATTCTTTTCACAAATGTAGATGTGGAAGGACTGTTAAATGGTTTTTACACAGAACCTGTCTTAAATCTTGTTAATTCTACTGATTTACCAGTAGTTTACTCTGGAGGAGTAACATCGACAGAAGATTTAGCAAAACTTAATAAAACTGGTGTTAAAGGAGTCGTTATTGGTTCAGCACTTTATAAAAATAAAATT